The following coding sequences lie in one Lacerta agilis isolate rLacAgi1 chromosome 4, rLacAgi1.pri, whole genome shotgun sequence genomic window:
- the LOC117044924 gene encoding hemoglobin subunit beta-1-like: protein MVHWTAEEKELIAHIWGKCDIGVIGAESLGGLLVVYPWCQRLFAHFGNLSSPAAIMGNPRVKAHGKKVLGSFTDAIKNPEKVKENFAKLSELHCNKLHVDPENFKLLGNILIIVLASHFGKEFTPSAHAAFQKLSNVVAHALTRQYH, encoded by the exons ATGGTGCACTGGACCGCGGAAGAGAAGGAGCTCATTGCCCACATCTGGGGCAAATGCGACATCGGCGTGATTGGGGCCGAGTCCCTTGGCGG CTTGCTGGTAGTGTACCCCTGGTGCCAGAGGCTCTTTGCTCACTTTGGCAACCTCTCCAGCCCGGCCGCCATCATGGGCAACCCCAGGGTCAAGGCACACGGCAAGAAGGTCCTGGGATCCTTCACAGACGCCATCAAGAACCCCGAGAAGGTCAAGGAGAACTTTGCCAAGCTGAGCGAGCTGCACTGCAACAAGCTCCACGTGGACCCCGAGAACTTCAAG CTCCTGGGCAACATCCTCATCATCGTCTTGGCCTCCCACTTCGGGAAGGAGTTCACTCCGTCCGCCCACGCCGCCTTCCAGAAGCTCAGCAACGTGGTGGCGCACGCCCTGACCCGCCAGTACCACTGA
- the LOC117044911 gene encoding olfactory receptor 51I1-like gives MEELNLTRFQPATFHLTGFPGLEQFHLWIAIPFCLLYAASIAGNCTILAIVRRDRRLHEPMYFFLCMLSFNDLGVSLSTLPTVLAIFCFGLSDVLFDACLAQMFFLHSFSFMESGILLAMSFDRFVAICNPLLYSSTLTNPRIARIGLAIVLKSTVMLFPFPFLIKRLPICKSNVLSHSYCLHPDMMRLACADITVNNIYGVFAVLFTYGLDSTFIVLSYAMILKTVLSIASREQRRKALNTCVSHICAVLSFYVPIIAVSVLHRFGKGAPRTVHIMMSNVYLFVPPLLNPIIYSIKTKEIRKGIAKVFS, from the coding sequence ATGGAAGAGCTCAACCTCACCCGCTTCCAGCCTGCCACCTTCCACCTGACCGGCTTCCCAGGCCTGGAGCAGTTCCACTTGTGGATTGCCATCCCCTTCTGCTTGCTGTACGCCGCCTCCATCGCTGGCAACTGCACCATCCTCGCCATCGTCAGGAGGGACCGGCGGCTCCACGagcccatgtatttcttcctgtGCATGCTGTCCTTCAACGATTTGGGGGTTTCCCTCTCCACCCTCCCAACGGTGCTCGCCATCTTCTGCTTTGGCCTCAGTGACGTCCTCTTTGACGCTTGCCTGGCCcagatgttcttcctccactccttctccttcatggagTCGGGGATCCTGCTAGCCATGTCCTTTGACCGCTTTGTCGCCATCTGCAACCCTCTCTTGTACTCGTCCACCTTGACCAACCCCCGGATCGCCCGGATCGGCTTGGCCATCGTCCTGAAGAGCACCGTCatgctcttccccttccccttcctcatcAAGCGGCTGCCCATTTGCAAGTCCAATGTCCTGTCCCACTCCTACTGCCTCCACCCGGACATGATGCGCCTGGCGTGTGCCGACATCACCGTCAACAACATCTACGGCGTCTTCGCCGTCCTCTTCACCTACGGCCTGGACTCCACCTTCATTGTTCTGTCCTACGCCATGATCCTGAAGACCGTCTTGAGCATCGCGTCCCGGGAGCAGCGGCGCAAGGCCCTCAACACCTGCGTCTCGCACATCTGCGCGGTCCTCTCTTTCTACGTCCCCATCATCGCCGTCTCCGTCCTGCACAGATTTGGGAAGGGCGCCCCTCGCACCGTCCACATCATGATGTCCAACGTCTACCTCTTCGTCCCCCCGCTGCTCAACCCCATCATCTACAGCATCAAAACCAAAGAGATCCGGAAGGGGATCGCCAAGGTGTTTTCGTGA